The Acetivibrio cellulolyticus CD2 genome has a segment encoding these proteins:
- a CDS encoding PhzF family phenazine biosynthesis protein has translation MKGLNVMKEFIFKKIDAFATMKSAGNPAGYINLDSKESINENEMQQIARELKGFVNEVGYIYKENETTFSLKYYSSEREVEFCGHATIAIMYDMIKNTNSLINKPEINIITNKGKLIVENQISKKDAVFIFAPNPEFRTTKISKEEIASALNIDIAAISVKFEMSIVNAGLETLIVPINTLQSILNINPELDILKNFCLKKNIDIIEVFCDETYDKKCDFRTRVFAPTFGYLEDPATGSGNSAFGYYLLKNDLWNKESVIIEQNGTTDRFNIVQLKTRVDADGNIRVLFGGGAITRIEGKYILT, from the coding sequence ATGAAAGGACTAAATGTTATGAAGGAATTCATTTTTAAAAAAATTGATGCTTTTGCTACAATGAAGTCAGCTGGAAATCCAGCAGGTTATATAAATTTAGATTCAAAAGAAAGTATTAATGAGAATGAGATGCAACAGATAGCAAGAGAATTGAAAGGATTTGTAAATGAGGTTGGATATATTTATAAGGAAAATGAAACTACCTTTTCTCTAAAATACTACTCTTCCGAGCGAGAGGTTGAATTTTGCGGGCATGCAACAATTGCGATAATGTACGACATGATAAAGAATACAAACAGCCTAATAAACAAACCGGAAATTAACATTATAACAAATAAGGGAAAGTTGATTGTGGAAAACCAAATTTCAAAAAAAGATGCAGTTTTCATTTTTGCTCCAAATCCGGAATTTAGAACAACGAAAATTAGTAAGGAAGAGATTGCTTCTGCACTGAATATTGATATTGCTGCAATAAGTGTCAAATTTGAAATGTCAATTGTTAATGCAGGATTAGAAACCTTAATAGTTCCAATCAATACGTTACAGTCGATATTAAATATTAATCCGGAACTTGATATACTGAAGAATTTCTGTTTGAAAAAGAATATAGATATTATTGAAGTTTTTTGTGATGAGACTTATGATAAAAAGTGCGATTTTAGGACAAGGGTATTTGCACCTACTTTTGGCTATTTGGAAGACCCCGCCACAGGCTCTGGTAACTCAGCATTTGGTTATTATCTTTTAAAGAATGATTTGTGGAATAAAGAGTCTGTCATAATCGAGCAAAATGGTACTACAGATAGATTCAATATTGTACAGCTTAAAACAAGAGTTGATGCAGATGGAAATATACGAGTACTTTTTGGTGGAGGAGCAATTACCAGAATTGAAGGAAAGTATATTTTGACTTAA
- the cas2 gene encoding CRISPR-associated endonuclease Cas2, whose product MVVNIFVVLTYDIEVKKINKVRKLLKKYLVWTQNSVFEGEITEGKLQKCIGQIGRIIDKNEDSVYIYTIDNPKNIVKNKIGKEKALDELIL is encoded by the coding sequence GTGGTGGTAAATATATTTGTTGTATTAACCTATGATATTGAAGTCAAAAAAATAAATAAAGTAAGGAAATTGCTAAAAAAGTATTTGGTTTGGACACAGAATTCTGTTTTTGAGGGTGAGATTACAGAAGGTAAGTTGCAAAAATGTATAGGACAGATTGGCAGAATAATTGACAAGAACGAAGATTCAGTGTATATCTATACAATAGATAATCCAAAGAATATTGTTAAGAATAAAATTGGAAAAGAAAAGGCTTTAGATGAATTGATTTTATGA
- the cas1b gene encoding type I-B CRISPR-associated endonuclease Cas1b — translation MGRDYYISSNGRLKRKDNTIYFEDITESSRSLPIELVDCLHIFGEVDLNTKFINYISEYSLMLHFYNYYGFYTGSFYPRKRNVSGFLTVKQSQHYLDKEKRLYLAKCFILSAKFHIKRNLKNYKEVSEDIYENLEKEVVDNAREIDELMGIEGRIRNTYYKSFNLFLRDGFHMDRRERRPPSDPINALISFGNSLMYTTVLGQIYHTQLDPCISYLHEPSTKRFSLSLDIAEIFKPLIVDPVIFNLVNNRIINDEDFSIKDGICMLNDSGRRKFITEYNNKLAVTIRHRKLNRNVSYKSFIRLECYKLIKYLIDDEIYKPLKAWW, via the coding sequence ATGGGTAGGGATTATTATATTTCGAGTAATGGCAGGCTTAAGAGAAAGGACAATACTATTTACTTTGAAGATATTACTGAATCAAGCAGATCGCTTCCAATCGAACTAGTTGATTGTCTTCATATATTTGGTGAAGTAGACCTGAATACAAAGTTTATAAATTACATTTCAGAATATTCACTAATGTTGCATTTTTATAACTATTATGGTTTTTATACCGGCTCTTTTTATCCCAGAAAAAGAAATGTGTCTGGATTTTTGACAGTAAAGCAGTCTCAACATTATCTGGACAAAGAAAAGAGACTTTATCTGGCAAAATGTTTTATTCTGAGTGCTAAATTTCATATAAAGAGAAACCTAAAGAATTATAAAGAGGTTTCGGAGGATATATATGAAAATCTTGAAAAAGAGGTTGTAGACAATGCCAGAGAAATTGATGAATTAATGGGTATAGAAGGGAGGATAAGAAATACTTATTATAAAAGTTTTAATCTTTTTTTGAGAGATGGATTTCACATGGATCGAAGGGAGAGACGTCCGCCTAGCGATCCTATTAACGCATTAATATCATTTGGAAATAGCCTTATGTACACAACGGTGCTTGGACAAATTTATCATACTCAGCTAGATCCGTGTATAAGTTATTTGCATGAACCTTCAACTAAAAGGTTTTCGCTTAGTTTGGATATAGCAGAGATATTTAAACCTTTGATTGTTGATCCGGTAATATTTAATCTTGTTAATAACCGGATAATTAATGATGAAGATTTCAGCATAAAGGATGGAATCTGCATGTTAAATGATTCTGGTAGAAGAAAATTTATTACCGAATATAATAATAAGCTTGCAGTTACTATAAGGCATAGGAAGCTTAATAGAAATGTTTCTTATAAGAGCTTTATACGTCTTGAATGTTATAAGCTTATCAAGTACCTTATTGATGACGAAATATATAAACCGTTGAAAGCGTGGTGGTAA
- the cas4 gene encoding CRISPR-associated protein Cas4 encodes MSFDFEDYKTQGVKVNYYYICKRKLWLYSKGITMEHLSDRVLSGKVLHETAYSRQKSREVLIDDILKLDIVDGDFVREIKLTSRMSNSDKMQLLYYLYYLRKKGIEKKGILNYVKEKKQEFIELSDEDEIEIEKSLVEIKRICNMEKPPSLEKNTICKKCSYYEFCYAKEVDVNG; translated from the coding sequence ATGAGCTTTGATTTTGAGGATTATAAAACCCAAGGTGTAAAGGTAAATTACTACTACATATGTAAAAGAAAGTTATGGCTTTATTCCAAAGGCATAACCATGGAGCACTTGAGTGACAGGGTACTAAGCGGGAAAGTGCTCCATGAGACAGCCTATTCAAGACAAAAATCCAGAGAAGTTTTGATAGATGATATACTTAAATTGGATATCGTAGATGGTGACTTTGTCCGGGAGATAAAGCTAACTAGTAGAATGTCAAACTCAGATAAAATGCAGCTGTTATATTACCTTTATTACCTAAGGAAAAAAGGGATTGAGAAAAAGGGGATCTTAAACTATGTTAAGGAAAAGAAGCAGGAATTTATTGAATTAAGTGATGAGGATGAAATAGAAATCGAAAAATCACTTGTAGAAATAAAAAGAATATGCAATATGGAAAAGCCTCCTTCGTTAGAGAAAAATACCATATGTAAAAAATGTTCTTATTATGAGTTTTGCTATGCAAAGGAGGTTGATGTAAATGGGTAG
- a CDS encoding CRISPR-associated helicase/endonuclease Cas3: MNNYLAKSNPKETIQMHTDNLLKNLELIKNFYPNLAINWQLLKVASLYHDLGKMNLKFQSKIEGGKKYSDEIAHNLLSLAFLDKNELKKQFSDQEIEILAQAIAYHHERGDYDAPNYKEEVEALKTEAENFVYEKVNITTIKKISNKYFSNNRIYGDSDYFFDYVKIKGLLNKLDYAASADINVEVNNDFLLRKLNSLDYQWNDLQKYMIANSENNVVAIAQTGMGKTEAGLLWIGDNKGFFTLPLKTAINEIYKRITEKIVGIQNKELIGLLHSDTYSKYIENTTDDEDIDEYFNKTKQLSLPVTVCTLDQMFDFVFRYKGFELKLATLCYSKVIIDEVQMYSPDLLAYLIIGLSYISRIGGKFAILTATLPGIVTDLLKEQLKDTEVTFEQPKPFINDELVRHSVKIINESIDSSLVIEKYNNNKILIICNTVKTAQRIYDELKNNEEFSRKCKNINLFHSKFIKKDRKEKENKIVKFGKADCSDSGIWIATQVVEASLDIDFDVLFTELSDINGLFQRMGRCYRNRIWDKKGYNCFVFDGGDKKCSGVGKFIDEKLYEFSKVALNDVDGIITETEKQNTIEKVYSTEKLKDTDYYKEVLDNIKYVQSFREHELDKKEVKRRFRNIDKVTILPSCVYDSNKTEIDNLITKIHIEEDKKERRKMIDLINEFTLDVNHYEIEKQQYTILKVSKYMEIPIYEGFEYDKQIGLKSKNKKELSASDANSRIL, encoded by the coding sequence ATGAATAATTATCTTGCTAAATCAAATCCTAAAGAAACCATACAGATGCATACTGATAACTTGCTTAAAAACTTGGAACTAATAAAGAACTTTTACCCTAACTTGGCAATAAACTGGCAACTTTTGAAAGTTGCCAGTTTGTATCATGATTTAGGGAAAATGAATTTAAAGTTTCAAAGTAAAATAGAAGGAGGAAAAAAGTATTCTGATGAAATAGCTCACAACTTATTAAGTCTGGCTTTTCTAGACAAAAATGAGTTAAAAAAGCAATTCAGTGACCAGGAAATTGAAATCCTTGCTCAAGCAATTGCTTACCATCACGAAAGGGGTGACTATGATGCGCCTAATTATAAAGAAGAAGTAGAGGCATTGAAGACTGAAGCAGAAAACTTTGTATATGAAAAGGTTAATATAACTACCATTAAAAAGATAAGCAACAAATATTTTTCCAATAATAGAATTTATGGAGATTCAGATTACTTTTTTGATTACGTTAAAATAAAAGGCTTGCTCAATAAGCTGGACTATGCAGCGAGTGCAGACATTAATGTGGAAGTAAATAATGACTTTCTGCTTAGAAAGCTAAATAGTCTGGATTATCAATGGAACGATTTACAAAAATATATGATTGCTAATAGTGAGAATAATGTTGTTGCTATTGCGCAAACAGGTATGGGAAAAACTGAGGCCGGACTTTTATGGATAGGTGACAATAAAGGATTTTTCACTTTACCTTTGAAAACTGCAATAAATGAAATCTACAAAAGAATTACTGAAAAAATTGTTGGTATTCAAAACAAAGAGTTAATAGGACTTCTGCATTCGGACACTTATAGCAAATATATTGAAAATACTACTGATGATGAAGACATTGATGAGTACTTTAATAAAACTAAACAACTATCATTGCCTGTTACAGTATGTACATTAGATCAAATGTTTGACTTTGTTTTTAGATATAAAGGGTTTGAATTGAAACTTGCAACTTTATGCTATTCCAAAGTTATTATTGATGAAGTTCAAATGTATTCTCCAGACTTACTTGCATATCTGATTATAGGGCTATCTTATATTTCTAGGATTGGCGGAAAATTTGCAATTCTTACGGCAACTTTGCCTGGAATAGTAACAGATCTTTTGAAAGAACAATTAAAGGATACTGAAGTTACTTTTGAGCAGCCAAAACCTTTTATAAATGATGAATTGGTAAGGCATAGCGTTAAAATTATAAATGAATCTATAGATTCATCTTTGGTTATCGAAAAATACAATAATAACAAAATACTGATTATTTGTAATACAGTAAAAACAGCACAAAGAATATACGATGAATTGAAGAATAATGAGGAATTTAGCCGGAAGTGTAAAAATATTAATTTATTTCATAGTAAATTTATAAAGAAGGATAGGAAAGAGAAGGAAAATAAAATAGTTAAGTTTGGTAAGGCAGATTGTAGTGATTCAGGGATATGGATAGCAACACAGGTGGTAGAAGCATCACTTGATATCGATTTTGATGTTCTCTTTACTGAATTATCTGATATAAATGGTCTTTTCCAAAGGATGGGGAGATGCTATAGAAATAGGATTTGGGATAAGAAGGGTTATAATTGTTTTGTTTTTGATGGCGGAGATAAAAAATGTAGCGGTGTAGGCAAGTTTATTGATGAAAAGTTATATGAGTTTTCCAAGGTAGCACTTAATGATGTTGATGGTATTATAACTGAAACAGAAAAACAGAACACCATAGAAAAAGTTTATAGCACTGAGAAGTTGAAGGATACTGATTACTATAAAGAGGTTTTAGATAATATTAAATATGTTCAATCATTTAGGGAACATGAACTAGATAAGAAAGAAGTTAAAAGAAGGTTCAGAAATATTGATAAAGTAACAATACTTCCGTCATGTGTTTACGATTCAAACAAAACTGAAATAGACAATCTTATAACAAAAATTCATATTGAGGAGGATAAGAAGGAGAGAAGGAAAATGATTGATCTCATAAATGAGTTTACATTGGATGTAAATCATTATGAGATTGAAAAACAGCAGTATACAATTTTGAAGGTATCGAAGTATATGGAGATTCCTATCTATGAAGGTTTTGAATATGACAAGCAAATTGGATTGAAAAGTAAGAATAAGAAGGAATTAAGTGCTTCTGATGCTAATAGTAGAATTTTGTAA
- the cas5b gene encoding type I-B CRISPR-associated protein Cas5b, protein MKAVRLKLEQELVNYKVPTSFQLKETYPLPPYSTVSGMVHSICAYEEYKAMKISVQGKYLSKVNDLYTRYEFKPGMGFEAGRHQLEVNGFGISRGVATCELLTEVELLIHIIPEDQSLIGEIENAFRFPIEFPSLGRREDLVVIKEVKAVNVNEKVLEEDIELEKNYTAYIPEKMLENGTIKLIGGSSGVEQKGTRYNINKYYEKVNYGTEKSPKVFRKWEKVRVVYSSRISAIEDESVLVDEDENIVFAV, encoded by the coding sequence ATGAAAGCTGTTAGGTTAAAACTTGAACAAGAGCTTGTAAATTATAAGGTTCCAACTAGTTTTCAATTAAAAGAGACCTATCCACTTCCTCCATATTCAACAGTAAGCGGAATGGTACACTCCATTTGTGCTTATGAAGAATATAAGGCAATGAAAATAAGTGTTCAGGGAAAGTACTTATCAAAAGTTAATGATCTATATACAAGGTATGAATTTAAACCAGGTATGGGGTTTGAAGCAGGAAGACATCAGTTGGAGGTAAATGGTTTCGGAATTAGCAGGGGTGTAGCGACCTGTGAATTGTTAACTGAGGTTGAACTGTTGATTCATATAATTCCTGAAGATCAATCATTAATTGGCGAAATAGAAAATGCTTTTAGGTTTCCGATTGAATTCCCTTCTCTTGGTAGAAGGGAGGATCTTGTAGTAATAAAAGAAGTGAAGGCTGTAAATGTGAATGAGAAAGTACTGGAAGAGGATATTGAGCTTGAGAAAAACTATACTGCTTATATCCCTGAAAAAATGCTTGAGAATGGAACAATCAAACTTATTGGAGGCTCTTCAGGGGTTGAACAAAAGGGGACAAGATACAATATCAACAAGTACTATGAAAAAGTAAATTATGGTACAGAGAAAAGTCCGAAAGTATTTAGAAAGTGGGAAAAAGTTCGGGTTGTATATTCTTCAAGAATTTCTGCAATTGAGGATGAGAGCGTTCTTGTTGATGAAGATGAAAACATTGTTTTTGCAGTTTGA
- the cas7i gene encoding type I-B CRISPR-associated protein Cas7/Cst2/DevR produces the protein MGKSMKPKGLIVSMIFEAESANYGEGIGNVASLKKMARGNGDQYTYISRQAIRYNIVEQLSEPTAEVKAEGSADKKVIQFAPDSTIKDYPEIDFFGYMKTKKGEGSATRSAKVRLSNAVSLETFKGDLDFLTNKGLADRLNENMNIAQSEIHHSYYRYTITADIDQIGIDEEENISIENTEKARRINKLLDTVSLLYRDIRGRREDLKPLFAIGGVYDVKNPVFQNALEVKDNRVLVSTIEGVLFDIIKKDTFCGLIEGKFSNDKEIKEKLNAVSMPEFFNNIKRKVSEYYESC, from the coding sequence ATGGGAAAATCAATGAAGCCAAAAGGATTAATAGTATCAATGATATTTGAAGCTGAGAGTGCTAATTATGGAGAAGGAATTGGAAATGTAGCATCATTGAAAAAAATGGCAAGGGGAAATGGAGATCAATACACGTACATATCAAGACAGGCAATACGTTATAATATTGTAGAACAATTGAGTGAACCTACAGCAGAAGTAAAAGCAGAAGGAAGTGCGGATAAAAAGGTAATACAGTTTGCACCTGATTCAACTATTAAAGATTATCCGGAAATAGATTTCTTTGGATATATGAAAACTAAAAAAGGAGAAGGAAGTGCAACTCGTTCAGCTAAGGTAAGACTATCAAATGCAGTTTCGCTAGAAACATTTAAAGGCGACCTAGATTTCTTGACTAACAAGGGGCTTGCAGATAGATTAAATGAGAATATGAATATTGCTCAATCAGAGATTCACCATTCTTATTACCGGTACACAATAACAGCAGATATAGATCAGATAGGTATTGATGAAGAAGAGAATATTTCAATAGAAAATACCGAAAAAGCTAGGAGAATAAATAAACTTTTAGATACTGTTTCACTATTGTATAGGGATATAAGGGGAAGAAGAGAAGATTTAAAACCATTGTTTGCTATAGGTGGCGTATATGATGTAAAGAACCCGGTTTTTCAAAATGCACTTGAAGTGAAAGACAACAGGGTGCTTGTGTCGACTATTGAAGGGGTATTATTTGATATCATTAAAAAAGACACTTTTTGCGGCCTTATTGAGGGAAAGTTCAGTAATGATAAAGAAATAAAGGAAAAACTAAATGCTGTTTCGATGCCTGAATTCTTCAATAATATAAAGAGAAAGGTCAGCGAATATTATGAAAGCTGTTAG
- the cas8a1 gene encoding type I-B CRISPR-associated protein Cas8b1/Cst1, protein MDYIKLSLADWLYNAGVVGLVNILKHANDEVSINGQELIIKTDVLENFEEKYFRYFIDTYEETMVFSKLINKIDKLLNMEMDESKEKEVGEDIDFIKTKLKNSAYKAIEGNIDLKRLEKPSKKVTTINSDFLLDLKDLLSKDKESILKSECTGYYDQKAKASKAPNAIIDKYLNTNMLDIELGISELKEYLNNKTKFNLCCFQCGREIRKIDKGLSFLNRMFFDTSRKTSHVWNFVSDIEICPICKIVYYCVPAGFTTVYGNGIYINDNQSVKSSENINFNIKHDILHNEESKGIYNAFGTMIKALHESINDSEKYELADIQVVRYEDEKYRFNLLSKNVLRVLYESKDELNSLIKTGFQEVKTYFRLYDEVMKNLLNNENLFILIHKVLVIKISSPKDAKYNESHIRSLIKVNLKYMKGVGYMEGTEKDIVKTASGAGYYLREAYKSKNSENKLNGISYRLLNALKTSNKNMFMDTILNCYLYTGKPVPTFITECLKDDNVFKTIGYAFVTGLIDGKKTENTDGGDK, encoded by the coding sequence TTGGACTACATTAAGTTAAGTCTTGCTGATTGGCTTTACAATGCTGGGGTTGTTGGATTAGTTAATATCTTAAAACATGCAAATGATGAGGTTAGTATCAATGGTCAGGAATTAATAATAAAAACTGACGTTTTAGAAAACTTTGAAGAGAAGTATTTTAGATATTTTATTGATACATATGAAGAAACGATGGTTTTCTCAAAATTGATTAATAAAATAGATAAGCTGCTTAATATGGAAATGGATGAATCGAAGGAAAAAGAAGTAGGAGAGGATATTGATTTTATTAAAACTAAGCTAAAAAACTCAGCATATAAAGCGATAGAGGGTAATATTGATTTAAAACGACTGGAAAAGCCAAGTAAAAAAGTAACAACAATAAATTCTGATTTTTTACTAGATTTAAAAGATTTATTATCAAAGGATAAAGAGAGTATATTGAAATCAGAATGTACAGGATATTATGACCAAAAAGCCAAAGCAAGTAAGGCTCCGAATGCAATAATTGACAAATATCTAAATACAAACATGTTGGATATAGAATTAGGCATTAGCGAGTTAAAGGAATATTTAAATAACAAGACAAAATTCAACTTGTGCTGCTTTCAATGTGGAAGGGAAATACGAAAAATAGATAAGGGATTAAGTTTTCTTAATAGAATGTTTTTTGACACATCCAGGAAGACATCCCATGTTTGGAATTTTGTCAGCGATATTGAGATATGTCCAATATGTAAAATAGTATATTATTGCGTTCCAGCCGGTTTTACAACAGTTTATGGAAATGGAATATATATTAATGATAATCAGAGTGTAAAAAGTTCTGAGAATATAAACTTCAACATAAAGCACGATATTTTACATAATGAAGAATCAAAAGGAATATATAATGCCTTTGGGACAATGATAAAAGCCCTGCATGAAAGTATTAATGACAGCGAAAAGTATGAGCTTGCGGATATTCAGGTAGTTCGCTATGAGGATGAAAAGTATAGGTTCAATCTTCTGTCAAAAAATGTTCTTAGAGTATTGTATGAATCCAAAGATGAACTGAATAGTTTGATAAAAACTGGCTTTCAAGAGGTAAAAACATATTTTAGGTTATATGATGAAGTGATGAAGAACTTATTGAACAATGAAAATTTATTCATTCTGATTCATAAAGTTTTAGTTATAAAAATATCTAGTCCCAAAGATGCAAAATACAACGAAAGCCATATAAGAAGTTTGATTAAAGTAAACTTGAAATACATGAAAGGAGTTGGGTATATGGAAGGAACGGAAAAAGATATTGTAAAGACAGCAAGTGGTGCAGGTTACTACCTAAGAGAAGCTTATAAATCCAAGAATTCGGAGAATAAGCTAAACGGTATATCCTATAGACTTTTGAATGCTTTAAAAACAAGTAATAAAAATATGTTTATGGATACAATTTTAAATTGTTATCTATATACAGGTAAGCCCGTACCAACATTTATTACAGAGTGCTTAAAGGATGATAATGTTTTTAAGACAATAGGTTATGCTTTTGTCACAGGTCTGATAGATGGTAAAAAAACTGAAAATACAGATGGGGGAGATAAATAA
- the cas6 gene encoding CRISPR-associated endoribonuclease Cas6, with translation MRLKCDFKVDKLPISHNMMFVSLIKEALKKSDPEYYEKLYNFNGKANKKSKNFCFSTKMRGFEVDGDLANVKDGVSLLVSSPDTEFILYLYNGLLKISEFKYKDFCAKRERISMVKEKPLDSGEAIFKTLSPICIKNNQNYYLKIEDESYENELNYIAGKVLENFRGRGLEERLVFQSVKMKNVVVRQDIKAFEEISRRDYLCVNSYEGIFKLCGNVTDLKDLYSLGLGFKRNQGFGMLELVY, from the coding sequence GTGAGATTAAAATGTGATTTTAAGGTTGATAAACTGCCAATTTCCCATAACATGATGTTTGTCAGTTTGATAAAAGAGGCTTTAAAAAAGTCTGACCCGGAGTATTATGAGAAGCTTTATAACTTTAATGGGAAAGCAAACAAAAAGAGCAAGAACTTTTGCTTTTCTACTAAGATGAGAGGCTTTGAGGTCGATGGAGATTTAGCAAACGTTAAAGATGGTGTTTCATTATTGGTAAGTTCTCCAGATACTGAATTTATCTTGTATCTTTACAACGGTCTTTTAAAGATTAGTGAGTTTAAGTATAAGGATTTTTGTGCTAAAAGGGAACGGATATCTATGGTGAAAGAAAAACCTCTAGATTCAGGTGAAGCCATATTTAAAACTTTATCTCCAATATGCATTAAAAATAATCAGAATTATTATCTAAAGATTGAAGATGAAAGTTATGAAAACGAGCTTAATTATATTGCTGGAAAAGTTCTTGAAAACTTTAGGGGCAGAGGGCTAGAAGAAAGGCTTGTTTTTCAAAGTGTTAAGATGAAAAATGTTGTTGTAAGACAAGATATTAAGGCGTTTGAAGAAATATCCCGTAGAGATTATTTATGCGTTAATTCTTACGAGGGCATTTTTAAACTGTGTGGGAATGTAACGGATTTAAAGGATTTGTATTCTTTAGGACTTGGATTTAAGAGAAACCAAGGTTTTGGAATGCTTGAGTTAGTTTATTAG
- a CDS encoding helix-turn-helix transcriptional regulator, producing MSQVGNAIKMYILLQANGKMKISEIASLLEVDERSVRRYRDDLEVASILIDGERGKYGGYQLYNDNLMLGLNISTQEQNSLQLVEKYLKDSRNIASKDISNIVTKINAMNSAREKEQVDFCNHMAKETISNIDLSVERKKFLDIHAAVLSRKKIRIDYNSLNSGKLTRIIRPYTTLQYKQDLYLIGFCELKEEIRDFKISRIENYEIMDETFPKDESFDPEKSMENCLGIYKGKEYNIKLKIMHPMSQIIKEKVWVKNQVITETDGGAIIFKAKMRGLTEIKTWILGMGSSVIVLEPDEIVYEIKNEIEKMRNFYLR from the coding sequence GTGAGCCAGGTTGGAAATGCAATAAAAATGTATATCTTATTACAGGCGAATGGAAAGATGAAGATAAGCGAGATTGCATCGCTGCTTGAGGTTGATGAGAGATCAGTAAGAAGATATCGTGATGATCTGGAAGTTGCCTCAATACTTATTGACGGTGAAAGAGGAAAATATGGAGGTTATCAACTTTATAACGACAATCTAATGCTAGGACTTAATATTTCAACTCAAGAACAAAATTCACTTCAACTCGTAGAAAAATATCTTAAGGATTCAAGAAATATAGCATCTAAAGACATTTCAAATATTGTAACGAAGATTAATGCAATGAATTCTGCACGAGAGAAGGAACAGGTTGACTTTTGCAATCATATGGCAAAAGAGACAATCTCAAATATTGACTTGAGCGTGGAGCGAAAGAAGTTTTTAGATATCCATGCTGCAGTTCTTTCAAGAAAGAAGATTAGAATAGACTACAATTCTTTAAATTCCGGCAAATTAACCAGAATAATACGACCTTACACAACCCTACAGTATAAGCAGGACTTATACTTAATAGGTTTTTGTGAATTAAAGGAGGAAATCCGAGATTTTAAAATTTCTAGAATAGAAAATTATGAGATTATGGATGAAACATTCCCAAAGGATGAAAGCTTTGATCCTGAAAAGAGCATGGAAAACTGCTTAGGGATTTATAAAGGCAAGGAATACAATATAAAGCTTAAGATAATGCATCCTATGTCGCAGATTATAAAGGAAAAAGTCTGGGTGAAAAATCAGGTGATAACTGAAACGGATGGGGGAGCGATTATTTTTAAGGCTAAGATGAGAGGGCTTACAGAGATAAAGACTTGGATTTTAGGTATGGGATCCTCTGTAATTGTGCTGGAACCTGATGAAATTGTATATGAGATAAAAAATGAAATAGAAAAGATGAGAAATTTTTATTTGCGCTGA
- a CDS encoding DUF4829 domain-containing protein — translation MKNVIFSICIVLMVFSLAGCKQAGKTNNVSISVEKSTKFSEEEINNAINCVKEKFKDFEGCKLTKLWYDDDTSNSFIDGYLKNGRGSVNGAKAENVIVLLSNFDVDSSGGDGSLNPNSTYTGWNWILIRKSTSDNWKVDDWGY, via the coding sequence ATGAAAAATGTGATCTTTTCTATTTGTATTGTTTTAATGGTGTTTTCTTTAGCGGGTTGTAAACAGGCCGGTAAAACAAACAATGTTTCAATTAGCGTTGAAAAGTCTACAAAATTTAGTGAAGAGGAAATAAATAATGCAATAAATTGCGTAAAGGAAAAATTTAAGGATTTTGAAGGCTGTAAACTTACGAAACTATGGTATGACGACGATACATCAAATAGCTTTATTGATGGGTATTTGAAAAACGGACGTGGTTCAGTAAATGGGGCTAAAGCTGAAAATGTAATTGTTCTATTATCCAATTTTGATGTAGATTCTTCAGGTGGTGATGGAAGTTTAAATCCGAATTCAACATATACAGGTTGGAATTGGATATTAATAAGAAAAAGTACCTCAGATAATTGGAAAGTTGATGATTGGGGATATTAA